In the Colletotrichum higginsianum IMI 349063 chromosome 7 map unlocalized unitig_7, whole genome shotgun sequence genome, one interval contains:
- a CDS encoding Protein transporter SEC23: MDYEALKEQWSEVEDRDGVRLSWNVLPSSRMEASRLVVPIGALYTPLKEKPDTPLLQFEPVTCKQPCRSVLNPFCSVDVRARLWICPFCLSRNPLPPHYKDITANAIPPELHPSNTTIEYRLSRPAPSPPIFLYVVDTCQEEDSLAALKESLVMSLSLLPENALVGLITYGTMAQVHEIGYTECAKSYVFRGSKDYSAKQVQEMLGLLSPAMRPGIPQQQPGRPMPAGPASRFLLPVQQAEFQLTKALEQLQKDPWPVANDRRSLRCSGVALSVAVGLLESSFQHAGGRIMLFAGGPATEGPGMVVGPELREPIRSHHDIDRDNIKYYKKALKFYDNLAKRTAHNGHIIDIFAGCLDQVGLLEMKGLCNSTGGHMILTDSFTSSMFRQSFIRVFEKDGDDNLLMGFNATLEVLTTKELKVTGLIGHAISLNKKSTSVGETECGIGNTCSWKMCGIDPNASYGVYFEIASQGGPTQHQQTPQKGMIQFLTYYQHSSGQFHLRVTTIARNLSGPAGDPAIAQSFDQEAAAVLMSRIAVFKAEVDDGPDVLRWVDRMLIRLCSRFADYRKDDPSSFRLEKNFTLYPQFMFHLRRSQFLQVFNNSPDETAFYRHVLNHEDVSNSLIMIQPTLDSYTFDQEGGQPVLLDSTSIQPTHILLLDTFFHILIFHGETVAEWRKAGYQDQEGYENFASLLELPKEDARDLITDRFPLPRFIVCDAGGSQARFLLSKLNPSTTHTTGAYGGVGAQNAQTIFTDDVSLQTFMDHLMKLAVSGTN; the protein is encoded by the exons ATGGACTACGAAGCTCTGAAAGAGCAGTGGAGCGAGGTTGAGGACCGCGATGGCGTCCGTCTCAGCTGGAATGTTCTCCCCAGCTCACGCATG GAAGCGTCGCGACTCGTTGTGCCCATTGGCGCTCTCTACACTCCCCTTAAGGAGAAGCCCGATACTCCTCTTCTTCAGTTCGAACCCGTCACCTGCAAACAGCCCTGTCGCTCCGTTCTCAATCCCTTCTG TTCGGTAGATGTACGAGCTCGGCTCTGGATCTGCCCATTCTGCCTCTCAAGGAATCCCCTTCCGCCTCACTACAAGGATATTACCGCCAATGCGATCCCACCCGAACTGCATCCTTCGAACACCACGATCGAGTACCGTCTTTCTCGCCCGGCACCAAGCCCCCCCATCTTTCTCTATGTCGTGGATACCTGTCAGGAGGAGGACAGCTTGGCTGCGCTCAAGGAGTCGCTGGTGATGAGCCTGAGTCTTCTTCCCGAGAATGCTCTTGTAGGATTGATCACCTATGGGACAATG GCTCAAGTTCACGAAATTGGCTACACGGAATGTGCCAAGTCGTACGTTTTCCGTGGTAGCAAGGACTACTCTGCCAAGCAGGTTCAGGAGATGCTTGGGTTGTTGTCCCCTGCGATGCGTCCTGGCATTCCTCAGCAGCAACCCGGAAGACCAATGCCTGCCGGCCCTGCATCGCGATTTCTTCTTCCCGTCCAGCAGGCCGAGTTTCAACTGACAAAGGCTTTGGAGCAGCTCCAAAAGGATCCTTGGCCGGTTGCCAATGACCGTAGGAGTCTGCGCTGCTCTGGTGTGGCCCTTAGCGTGGCCGTGGGGCTGCTCGAGTCCTCTTTTCAGCACGCAGGCGGCCGTATCATGCTGTTCGCTGGCGGCCCGGCGACCGAAGGTCCCGGCATGGTCGTCGGCCCTGAGCTGAGAGAGCCCATTCGATCACATCACGACATTGACCGTGACAACATCAAGTACTACAAGAAGGCCCTCAAA TTCTATGATAACCTCGCCAAGAGAACCGCTCACAATGGTCACATCATTGACATCTTTGCGGGTTGTCTTGATCAAGTTGGCCTCCTGGAAATGAAGGGGCTCTGCAACTCAACTGGTGGCCATATGATTCTGACGGATAGCTTCACGTCATCCATGTTCAGGCAATCTTTCATTCGCGTGTTTGAaaaggacggcgacgacaactTACTCATGGGATTCAACGCTACCCTAGAGGTGCTAACCACCAAAGAACTTAAAGTTACCGGTCTGATAGGTCATGCAATTTCACTCAACAAAAAGTCAACGTCAGTAGGGGAAACAGAGTGTGGAATTGGCAACACCTGTTCATGGAAGATGTGCGGTATCGACCCCAATGCCAGCTACGGTGTCTACTTCGAGATTGCAAGCCAAGGAGGTCCAACACAGCACCAGCAGACGCCGCAAAAGGGAATGATACAGTTCCTCACATACTACCAGCACTCCTCCGGCCAGTTCCACCTAAGGGTCACGACAATTGCGAGGAACCTCAGTGGTCCAGCTGGCGACCCGGCGATCGCACAATCTTTTGACCAGGAAGCTGCCGCGGTCCTCATGTCTCGCATCGCTGTCTTCAAAGCCGAGGTGGACGACGGCCCAGATGTTCTGCGGTGGGTTGACAGAATGCTCATCAGGCTATGCTCGCGTTTTGCAGACTATCGAAAGGATGATCCCTCGTCTTTCCGTCTGGAAAAGAACTTCACGCTGTATCCACAGTTTATGTTTCACCTGAGAAGAAGCCAATTCCTCCAGGTCTTCAACAACTCCCCCGACGAGACGGCCTTTTACCGCCACGTCCTCAACCACGAGGATGTCAGCAACTCGCTCATCATGATTCAACCCACTTTAGATTCGTACACATTCGATCAGGAAGGCGGTCAACCTGTCCTCTTGGACTCGACCTCGATTCAACCGACCCAcatccttcttctcgacacTTTCTTCCACATTCTCATTTTCCACGGAGAGACCGTGGCCGAATGGAGAAAAGCAGGCTACCAAGACCAAGAGGGCTACGAGAACTTTGCTTCCTTGCTTGAGCTACCCAAGGAGGACGCCAGA GACCTCATCACGGACAGATTCCCGCTTCCGCGATTCATTGTTTGCGACGCAGGAGGATCTCAGGCCAGATTCCTCCTCTCAAAACTCAACCCCTCGACAACACACACCACGGGTGCCTATGGCGGAGTAGGGGCGCAGAATGCCCAAACCATCTTCACCGATGATGTCTCGCTGCAGACCTTCATGGACCATCTAATGAA GCTCGCCGTAAGCGGCACGAATTGA
- a CDS encoding 60S ribosomal protein L12, producing MHCECSHLLATGGEVGASSALAPKIGPLGLSPKKVGEDIAKATGDWKGLRVTVKLTIQNRQAAVSVVPTASSLIIRALKEPPRDRKKEKNIKHNKSVPLDEIIEIARTMRHKSFSKSLEGTVKEILGTANSVGCQVDGKTPKAITEAIEAGEIDIPEE from the exons ATGC ATTGCGAATGCAGCcacctcctcgccaccgGAGGTGAGGTCGGTGCCTCCTCTGCCCTGGCTCCCAAGATCGGTCCTCTCGGTCTGTCTCCCAAGAAAGTTGGTGAAGATATCGCGAAGGCCACTGGCGACTGG AAGGGTCTCCGCGTGACGGTCAAGCTCACCATCCAGAACCGTCAAgccgccgtctccgtcgtcccCACCGCCTCCTCTCTTATCATCCGTGCCCTGAAGGAGCCCCCCCGTGACcgcaagaaggagaagaacaTTAAGCACAACAAGTCTGTGCCCCTCGACGAGATCATCGAGATCGCCAGAACCATGCGCCACAAGTCCTTCTCCAAGTCTTTGGAGGGCACTGTTAAGGAGATTTTGGGAACGGCGAACAGCGTTGGATGCCAGGTCGACGGCAAGACTCCCAAGGCGATCACCGAGGCCATTGAGGCTGGCGAGATTGACA TCCCCGAGGAGTAA
- a CDS encoding tetratricopeptide, with product MLPLVQMHRMVQQPPNFEPLLTLQQQQQQQQQQQQQQQQQQQQQQQQNHLQCQHNHYHLHQADAYPHDHHLHCLPAEPANPVYPEGKAPISIRTSYPSQPFHQQPATAAVQSHISDGPEHQLRRKTPNGTIDAGYDGSPTHFASGPPPLKQMILSTAPTAHSANRHPRLAQAAHTRVPLSAIRNRMSEGFDTVPPALQPWAVGQEMPRQLFLTGTSSGPYAISDASRYGFNTPDNSAFLGSPSQLRLGPGAFSAESHFPGTFPADDAGAIAPELLQSVNPWFPTYQRGQSYVGPPMHHTPSPSPSMYDHRFSNLRNQMLGPSSGFTPPDPYTRLGTYGSFLPQQAQFNLEALTLESYQVDGTGGVPNKLSPSGGFREKVLAQAHRSYVDLLAYLHHGRRTQQLRPGSVLSTTSRMVVYPKPPKQPIITLAPDLFFPGDAVMVANANLKSNHVNMLFGPLGNRTSLSAQPFGWDPDVAEFRFGAFPVVCSSGSSPSHLARGSPLANAKSSLEILSHLCEQSGWKWIDGILLGGCLHYGLEHFEEALEWFTRITSLEPCNVEAVSNMAATLYCLNRQDEAEKCWLAAIKTRPQYLEAVEHLVGLLYKKKSSNAVEVISFMQKALRLSVDPVEHVGYSSSTLQADTPTDLASNLLNDNRSQPGFGSSGYAIPGTENGRILALVHAKGTMLYSLKDIAGASKAFEEAVLISTGRRTTSVQTLVQHIQQVLAPNSGIQGATDPATPARPLLLAPEKARRTAKLVFSNNGDLPGLRFVPEGGPKRAAIQTTSNSLLSLAKIFQDAMSSGPLATGVARKSAGVGDILCLYYLSLSLQESPSTANNVGILLASVQQPATANSSGMSSSLPNIPGILPGSGLALALAYYNYGLTLDPKHVHLHTNLGSLLKDIGQLDLAIQMYEQAVQCDGNFDIALTNLANAVKDRGRISDAIAYYKRAVRSNPEFAEAVCGLSTALNSVCDWRGRGGALLQGGGYDRWHVGDDGMIFDATKYDQGSGLTKKVTDIVSRQLADASTWGLGVLQKSYIAVLAAQLRRAAGQSENAGTDFDLKLRSWSQTPWEGSRLLRLVERATRASMRQWYCDKYIRGLKTTSKYERPQLPSNLTVPSAPTVLPFHTFTCPLTAKDIRMISQRNALRISCSTLRSAWLPSTVYPPPPPPSPCLNVGYVSSDFNNHPLAHLMQSVFGFHDRTRIMAFCYATTASDKSVHRLQIEREAPVFRDASTWTSDKLVEQIVQDNIHILVNLNGYTRGARNEIFAARPAPIQMSFMGFAGTLGAEWCDYLLADTTAIPPETLRPWRGNLAVSDVFEDKTEEGEGDWIYSENIIYCKDTFFCCDHAQSSDPDEHKVSWQDEQQRRWKMRKELFPDLPDDTIIMGNFNQLYKIDPTTFRTWLRILSKVDKSILWLLRFPELGETNLRRTAKAWAGEEVARRIIFTDVAPKNQHISRARVCDLFLDTPECNAHTTAADILWSSTPLLTLPRYPYKMCSRMAASILKGALPNDAEGLRAAKDLIAGSEDEYEEFAVRLAKGLSYCISPGGYGEGHGRLATLRKLLWDSKWTCALFDTRRWVADLESAYNEAWRRWVAGEDGDIYL from the exons ATGTTGCCTCTAGTACAGATGCACCGTATGGTGCAACAACCGCCAAACTTCGAACCTCTCTTGACACttcagcaacagcaacaacagcaacaacagcaacaacagcaacagcagcagcaacagcagcaacagcagcagcaaaacCATCTGCAATGTCAACATAACCATTACCACCTCCATCAAGCCGACGCCTATCCTCATGACCATCACCTACACTGTTTGCCCGCCGAGCCCGCGAATCCCGTGTACCCCGAAGGCAAAGCTCCGATTTCGATCCGTACTTCATACCCGAGTCAACCGTTCCATCAGCAACCCGCAACTGCTGCTGTCCAGTCTCACATTTCCGACGGGCCCGAGCACCAGTTGCGACGCAAGACGCCGAACGGCACCATTGACGCGGGCTATGATGGCTCTCCCACCCACTTCGCCTCCGGGCCACCCCCCCTAAAGCAGATGATATTGTCCACCGCACCAACGGCCCACAGCGCGAATCGCCATCCCAGGCTGGCACAGGCAGCTCACACTCGCGTTCCCTTGAGTGCCATACGGAATCGGATGAGTGAAGGCTTCGATACGGTGCCTCCAGCCCTGCAGCCATGGGCAGTAGGGCAGGAAATGCCACGTCAGTTATTCCTTACCGGTACTTCTTCCGGACCTTACGCTATCTCGGATGCTTCACGATATGGATTCAATACGCCGGATAATTCTGCGTTTCTCGGGTCTCCTTCCCAGCTTCGCCTAGGGCCTGGGGCGTTTAGTGCGGAATCTCACTTTCCCGGGACCTTTCCTGCAGATgatgccggcgccatcgCACCTGAACTTTTGCAGTCTGTAAACCCTTGGTTCCCTACGTATCAGCGGGGGCAGAGTTATGTTGGCCCGCCAATGCATCATacaccatcgccatcaccgtcaaTGTACGATCATCGCTTCTCTAATTTGCGGAATCAGATGCTCGGGCCATCATCTGGCTTCACTCCGCCGGATCCCTACACTCGCCTTGGGACGTACGGTTCATTCCTTCCACAGCAGGCGCAATTCAATCTAGAGGCTCTTACTCTAGAATCGTATCAAGTCGATGGGACCGGCGGTGTACCTAACAAGCTAAGCCCGTCAGGAGGATTCAGAGAAAAAGTACTTGCTCAAGCACATCGGAGTTACGTCGACTTGCTGGCGTATCTTCATCATGGTCGCAGAACTCAGCAGCTCAGGCCTGGCTCGGTCTTGAGCACTACGTCAAGAATGGTGGTGTATCCCAAACCGCCTAAACAGCCAATTATCACTTTGGCCCCAGACCTTTTCTTTCCCGGAGACGCCGTCATGGTAGCCAACGCTAATCTGAAAAGCAATCATGTAAACATGCTGTTTGGGCCTTTGGGAAACAGAACCTCACTCTCAGCTCAACCATTCGGATGGGATCCCGATGTTGCGGAGTTCAGGTTTGGCGCCTTTCCTGTCGTTTGCTCAAGTGGCTCGTCCCCCAGTCATCTTGCGAGGGGCTCACCTCTTGCAAATGCCAAGAGCTCACTGGAAATCCTAAGCCACTTATGTGAACAAAGTGGCTGGAAGTGGATTGACGGCATCCTACTTGGAGGCTGCCTGCATTATGGCTTGGAGCACTTCGAGGAGGCCCTTGAGTGGTTTACCCGAATTACTTCATTAGAACCCTG TAATGTGGAAGCTGTTTCCAACATGGCAGCCACCCTCTACTGCCTCAACAGACAAGATGAGGCCGAAAAATGCTGGCTCGCGGCCATCAAAACTCGACCTCAATATCTCGAAGCAGTAGAGCATTTGGTTGGTCTTCTTTATAAGAAGAAAAGTTCCAATGCCGTCGAGGTTATCAGCTTCATGCAGAAGGCCTTGAGGCTGTCAGTGGATCCAGTGGAGCACGTTGGATACAGCTCTTCTACCTTGCAAGCAGACACACCGACCGACCTGGCGTCGAACTTGTTGAATGACAACCGGTCTCAGCCTGGATTCGGCTCGAGTGGTTACGCCATTCCGGGCACCGAAAACGGTCGCATCCTCGCCCTTGTCCATGCCAAGGGGACCATGCTATACAGCCTGAAAGACATCGCAGGAGCATCCAAAGCCTTTGAAGAAGCCGTGCTGATAAGCACAGGCAGACGAACGACGTCAGTCCAGACCCTAGTCCAGCATATTCAACAGGTCCTCGCGCCGAATAGCGGTATCCAGGGCGCCACCGACCCAGCAACACCGGCTCGCCCTTTGTTACTCGCTCCCGAGAAGGCGAGGCGCACTGCGAAACTGGTCTTCTCCAATAACGGCGACCTCCCGGGCCTGCGATTTGTGCCCGAGGGCGGTCCCAAAAGGGCCGCGATCCAAACTACGAGCAACTCGCTGCTGTCGCTTGCCAAGATCTTCCAGGATGCCATGTCGTCAGGGCCCCTGGCCACAGGCGTTGCCAGGAAGTCGGCCGGTGTTGGCGATATCCTGTGTCTCTATTATTTGTCGTTGTCCTTGCAGGAAAGCCCGTCTACAGCCAACAACGTGGGTATCCTTCTCGCCAGCGTCCAACAACCCGCGACCGCCAACTCATCTGGGATGTCATCGTCCCTGCCCAACATTCCCGGCATCCTGCCTGGCAGCGGCCTTGCTCTGGCCCTTGCGTACTACAACTATGGTCTCACACTCGATCCCAAGCATGTTCATCTACACACGAATCTGGGCAGTCTTCTCAAGGATATCGGACAGTTGGATCTTGCGATTCAAATGTACGAGCAGGCTGTGCAGTGCGATGGCAACTTCGACATTGCTTTGACAAATCTCGCCAATGCCGTGAAAGATCGTGGACGTATCAGCGACGCCATTGCTTACTACAAACGGGCCGTTCGCTCCAATCCCGAATTTGCCGAAGCAGTATGTGGGCTTTCCACGGCCTTGAATTCAGTGTGCGACTGGAGGGGCCGCGGTGGTGCATTGTTGCAGGGAGGCGGTTACGACCGCTGGCatgtcggcgatgacggcatGATATTTGATGCTACAAAATATGATCAGGGATCCGGTCTCACAAAAAAGGTTACTGACATTGTGTCTCGCCAGCTCGCTGATGCATCGACCTGGGGATTGGGAGTACTGCAAAAGAGTTACATTGCGGTTTTGGCTGCACAACTTCGCAGAGCCGCCGGGCAGTCGGAAAACGCAGGCACTGACTTTGATCTCAAGTTACGAAGCTGGTCCCAAACCCCCTGGGAAGGATCGCGCTTGTTAAGACTTGTGGAGCGGGCTACGCGGGCGTCAATGAGGCAGTGGTACTGTGACAAGTATATTCGTGGATTGAAGACGACGTCCAAGTACGAACGGCCTCAGCTGCCGTCAAACCTCACGGTGCCGTCTGCCCCAACTGTTCTGCCTTTTCACACCTTCACGTGTCCTCTGACGGCCAAGGACATACGCATGATATCGCAGCGCAATGCCCTTAGAATTTCTTGCTCAACACTCCGCTCTGCATGGCTGCCCAGTACGGTCTATCCGccacccccgccgccgtcgccctgtTTAAATGTTGGCTACGTGTCCTCGGATTTCAACAACCACCCCTTGGCTCACCT GATGCAGTCTGTTTTTGGATTTCATGACCGGACTCGTATTATGGCATTCTGCTACGCCACAACAGCTAGCGACAAATCAGTTCATCGATTGCAAATCGAGCGAGAGGCACCAGTGTTCCGCGATGCAAGCACCTGGACTTCGGACAAGCTGGTTGAACAAATTGTGCAAGACAACATTCACATTCTTGTCAACCTCAACGGCTACACTAGGGGTGCTCGAAACGAAATCTTCGCTGCGAGACCGGCCCCGATTCAGATGTCTTTCATGGGATTTGCCGGTACTCTGGGCGCCGAATGGTGTGACTATTTGCTTGCCGACACCACTGCCATCCCGCCGGAGACTTTGCGACCTTGGCGCGGCAACCTCGCCGTCAGTGATGTGTTTGAGGACAAGACTGAAGAAGGTGAAGGAGACTGGATATACTCCGAGAACATCATCTACTGTAAAGATACGTTCTTCTGCTGTGATCACGCACAATCAAGCGACCCCGATGAGCACAAGGTGTCGTGGCAAGATGAGCAGCAACGGCGTTGGAAGATGCGCAAAGAGCTGTTTCCCGACTTGCCCGACGATACTATCATTATGGGAAATTTCAATCAGCTTTACAAG ATTGATCCCACGACGTTTCGCACGTGGCTGCGGATCCTTTCAAAGGTGGACAAGTCCATTCTGTGGCTTTTGAGATTTCCTGAGCTTGGAGAGACCAACCTTAGGAGAACAGCCAAAGCCTGGGCAGGAGAAGAGGTTGCCAGACGGATCATCTTTACCGACGTGGCGCCTAAGAACCAGCATATATCGCGAGCCCGGGTCTGCGACCTGTTCCTCGACACCCCCGAATGCAACGCACACACCACGGCTGCGGATATTTTATGGTCCAGCACTCCACTTCTGACCCTACCTCGATATCCCTACAAGATGTGCTCTCGTATGGCAGCATCCATATTAAAGGGCGCATTACCTAATGACGCCGAGGGGTTGAGGGCAGCAAAAGATCTCATCGCTGGCAGCGAAGACGAGTACGAAGAGTTCGCTGTCCGCCTGGCAAAGGGCCTGTCATACTGCATTAGCCCGGGCGGCTATGGAGAGGGTCATGGTCGTCTAGCAACCTTGCGAAAGTTGCTCTGGGATAGCAAGTGGACTTGCGCCCTTTTTGACACCAGACGTTGGGTGGCTGACTTGGAAAGCGCCTATAATGAGGCTTGGCGACGCTGGGTGGCAGGTGAAGACGGAGACATTTATTTGTAG
- a CDS encoding choline/Carnitine O-acyltransferase gives MPTQVRIFSRPRPLGETLEKALHPSSVPRFIPDTPEPRKQQVEPSIPKETTRDARSMAVYTDKSVEGGVTFAGQDKLKHLPIPELDVTAQKYLTALKPLQSAREHSETTQAVHEFLKNDGPLLQEKLKAYAQNKTSYIEQFCKPSSRLCDSDAGWLTRVRHKGYDSYLNYDNPVVLNLNPFFLLEDDPTPARNNQVTRAASLVVSALEFVRAVRKEELPPDNIKGQPLCMYQYSRLFGTARVPTENGCQIEQDPDSKHIIVMCHGQFYWFDVLDDNNDLIMSEKDVSINLQTIVNDAAQTPIQDAAKGALGVLSTENRKIWSGLRDVLTREEGSNNADCLGIVDSALFVLCLDYTEPADADALCGNMLCGTSLVEKGVQIGTCTNRWYDKLQIIVCKNGSAGINFEHTGVDGHTVLRFASDVYTDTILRFARTINGQAPTLWATTSPDPAKRDPDSFGEVDPTPHKLEWDMSPELSIAVRFAETRLADLIEQNEFRTLDFKYYGKNFMTSMGFSPDAFVQMAFQAAYYGLYGRVECTYEPAMTKIFLHGRTEAIRSVSDESVNFVQTFWADNPAEHKVEALRRACQRHVSTTRECARAEGCDRHLYALFCTWQRTMDDELTSSSNGGYSSPVDDGESAVGSPGRDSVLSASSSLDAQSAVGSGGRARGDSTNSRNGGHGGSAMPHIFADPGWDKLNNTIMSTSNCGNPSLRQFGFGPTSGDGFGIGYIIKDEGISICVSSKHRQTKRFVDTLESYLLEVRRILRITSRRGTGVRQTRARELDQQARPKPPKGIKSRGRLITAHDAIRPSAARSSTGTQSPTEESVTLSEDDELGGYGFFDAGMLLQALKARGENMDSGETKPSERAAVQARRREIGKKLRLIDY, from the exons ATGCCTACCCAAGTCCGCATCTTTTCGCGACCAAGGCCCCTCGGCGAGACTCTCGAAAAGGCCCTCCACCCATCCTCGGTTCCTCGTTTCATCCCAGACACCCCTGAACCCCGGAAACAACAAGTCGAGCCGTCGATCCCGAAGGAGACCACCAGAGACGCCCGCTCTATGGCAGTGTACACAGACAAGTCCGTCGAGGGCGGTGTCACATTCGCCGGCCAGGACAAGCTTAAGCACCTGCCCATCCCCGAGCTGGATGTGACCGCCCAGAAGTATCTCACAGCCCTCAAGCCGCTGCAGTCCGCGCGCGAACACTCCGAAACCACCCAAGCCGTCCACGAGTTCTTGAAGAACGATGGCCCGTTGCTGCAGGAGAAGCTGAAGGCCTACGCCCAGAACAAGACCAGCTACATTGAGCAATTTTGTAAGCCATCCTCGCGTCTTTGTGATTCTGATGCCGGCTGGCTGACTCGTGTCCGTCATAAAGGGTATGATTCGTATTTGAACTATGACAACCCCGTCGTTCTCAATCTCAACCCCTTTTTCCTGCTGGAAGATGACCCGACGCCCGCAAGAAACAACCAGGTGACCCGCGCGGCGTCTCTCGTCGTCTCGGCTCTGGAATTTGTTCGGGCTGTCCGCAAGGAGGAGCTGCCCCCCGACAACATCAAGGGCCAGCCCCTGTGCATGTACCAGTACTCGAGGCTCTTCGGCACAGCACGCGTGCCGACGGAAAACGGGTGCCAGATCGAGCAGGACCCAGACTCGAAGCACATCATCGTCATGTGCCACGGCCAGTTCTACTGGTTCGACGTGCtggacgacaacaacgacctCATCATGAGCGAGAAGGACGTGTCCATCAACCTGCAGACCATTGTCAACGACGCCGCGCAGACGCCGATCCaggacgccgccaagggGGCGCTCGGCGTCCTGAGCACCGAGAACCGCAAGATCTGGTCGGGCCTGAGGGACGTCCTGACCCGGGAGGAGGGGTCCAACAACGCCGACTGCCTGGGCATCGTCGACTCGGCCCTGTTCGTCCTGTGCCTGGACTACACGGAGCCGGCAGACGCCGACGCGCTGTGCGGCAACATGCTCTGCGGCACCAGCctggtcgagaagggcgtgCAGATCGGCACCTGCACGAACCGCTGGTACGACAAGCTGCAGATCATCGTGTGCAAGAACGGCAGCGCCGGCATCAACTTTGAGCAcacgggcgtcgacggccacaCCGTCCTGCGCTTCGCCAGCGACGTCTACACGGACACCATCCTGCGCTTCGCCCGCACCATCAACGGCCAGGCCCCGACCCTCTGGGCCACCACGAGCCCGGACCCGGCCAAGCGGGACCCGGACAgcttcggcgaggtcgacccGACGCCGCACAAGCTGGAGTGGGACATGAGCCCGGAGCTGAGCATCGCCGTGCGCTTCGCCGAGAcgcgcctcgccgacctcaTTGAGCAGAACGAGTTCCGGACGCTCGACTTCAAGTACTACGGCAAGAACTTCATGACCTCGATGGGCTTCTCGCCCGACGCCTTTGTGCAGATGGCCTTCCAGGCCGCCTACTACGGCCTCTACGGCCGCGTCGAGTGCACCTACGAGCCGGCCATGACCAAGATCTTCCTCCACGGCCGCACCGAGGCCATCCGCAGCGTCTCGGACGAGTCGGTCAACTTTGTCCAGACCTTCTGGGCCGACAACCCGGCCGAGCACAAGGTCGAGGCCCTGCGCCGGGCCTGCCAGCGCCACGTCAGCACTACCCGCGAGTGCGCCAGGGCCGAGGGCTGCGACCGTCACCTCTACGCCCTCTTCTGCACCTGGCAGCGCaccatggacgacgagctcaCCAGCAGCTCCAACGGCGGCTACTCGAGCCccgttgacgacggcgagtccgccgtcggcagcCCCGGTCGGGACTCGGTcctctcggcgtcgtcgtcgctcgaCGCACAGTCGGCGGTGGGTAGCGGCGGCCGGGCGCGGGGCGACAGCACCAACTCGCGCAACGGCGGGCATGGCGGTTCCGCGATGCCGCACATCTTCGCCGACCCGGGCTGGGACAAGCTCAACAACACCATCATGTCGACGTCCAACTGCGGCAACCCGTCGCTGCGGCAGTTCGGGTTCGGGCCGACGTCGGGcgacggcttcggcatcgGCTACATCATCAAGGACGAGGGCATCTCCATCTGCGTGTCGAGCAAGCACCGCCAGACGAAGCGCTTCGTCGACACCCTCGAGAGCTACCTGCTCGAGGTCCGCCGGATCCTGCGCATCACGTCCCGCCGCGGCACCGGCGTCCGGCAGACCCGCGCCAGGGAGCTCGACCAGCAGGCCCGCCCGAAGCCGCCCAAGGGCATCAAGTCCCGCGGCCGGCTCATCACGGCCCACGACGCCATCAGGCCGTCCGCGGCCCGGTCGTCAACGGGCACCCAGTCGCCGACGGAGGAGAGCGTCACCCtcagcgaggacgacgagctcggcggaT ACGGCTTCTTCGACGCGGGAATGCTCCTCCAGGCCCTCAAGGCGCGCGGGGAGAACATGGACAGCGGCGAGACGAAGCCTTCGGAGCGAGCGGCCGTGCAGGCGCGCCGCAGGGAGATTGGCAAGAAACTGCGGCTGATCGACTATTGA